Below is a genomic region from Leptotrichia shahii.
GTTTTTTATCCGATATTCCCAAATATTCCATTGCATATTCAAATATTTTTTTATCAGGCTTATTAACTCCAACTTCTTCAGAAATAACAAGTTTATCAATATATTTTCCAATTGATGAATTTTTTATTCGTGAATATTGAACTTCCTTTATCCCATTTGTAATAATTCCAACTTTATATTTTGAATGCAGATATTCACACAGTTTTTCAGTCACCGTAAATGGAAAAACACTTTCTCCCAACTTTTTCAAATACAATTCACTTATCTCAACTGAATCATACTCCAAGCCAAATTCCTCAATTATTTTTTCAAACCTCAAAACTTTCAGTTTGTCCTTATCCATTTTCCCCTTTTCCAAATCCTTCCATAACTGTAAGTTTACCTCTTTATACTTCTTCCTTATTTTCTCATAATTTTCTTCCATTTTTTCTTTTTCAATCTGATTCACTTGAAAAAATCCCATTTTTTTAAATGTCTTTCTAAATGCCGAATCTTCTGTCTTTGAGTAATCAAAAAGCGTGTCATCTAAATCTATTAATACAAGTTCATATTTCATTTTTATTTTCTCCTTTCATTTTTATTCCATAGTCATTTGTAGAAGTCTAAAATTTTTAATATTTTTATTGAGTATTTCTGAAATAAAACTCTAATATTTTAAATAAAATACTGTATTTATCGAGTTTTTGCCTTATTATTTTTACAATTGCCTATTTTAATTATTTATAAAATATTATTATGCTATTTTACATTTAAATAATAAATTTGTTATAATTCCTATTTTTGATGGGGTTTAGTATTAATTATAATTTAAAATTTATTTAGAAGCGATGCTATAATTATATCACAATTTGATGAGAAACTTAATTTTAAATATTAATAAAAATTACAAAAAAGGGCAAAAATCTAACTAATGCCCTTTTTATATTTAAATTCAAAATAATTTTTTGAATTTTTTTCTATTTTAATTTATTTTTGAAAATCCTTCTAATCTTAATCTTGAATCCATTTCTTGTGAATTCATTTCTCCATTCAGGTTTGAATCTGATGTAATAGTAGTTCTAGTTGCTGAAGTTATTTCATTATTACTGTTCTGCATAAGATTTGAAAGTTCCAAATAATCATACTCAACAGCTTTTCCGTCATAATACATATTTCTAGACTTTATTTTGCTGTATATCCTTAATATAACTTGTCCATTTGAATCTTTTCCTGAATACATTCCCAAAATTTCATATAATGTTGAGTAATAATCTGTCCTTCGTCCCAATTCTGATATAAAATAGTTTTCATATAATTTTTTTATTTGCGATAAATTTTTAATTTCTGAAATATTTTTTACAGGATTAGGAAGATCGCTAACTTTTATTTCAAATTTATCATTTATAACTTTGATTTTATTAAACTTTGCTAATCTTGTGTCATAAATTGCATTAACTTGTATGACATCTCCATTTTGAATACCTTCACTTTTAGAAAGTTCAAATTTTATATTAGCTTTATCTAAAAAATTTTTTAATTTTAAATTGGAACTTTTTTTTGATTCATCTCCAGTTGCTTCTTTTGGTAAAATTTCCGCTTTAGCTTCTCCAGAAATTCCATCCACATTTACTGTATAGTAATTACTTATGTCAAATTTATCAATAAATATGTAGTTTGTTGCTACATAATATCCAATTATTGCTACTACTATCCCTATAATGATAAAAATAGTTGTATTATTATTTTTTTTATTGTTATAATTATAATTTTGATTTTCATAATTTCCATCAAAATTTTGATTGTTAAAATTATTATAATAATTTTGATCATTATAGTATGGTTCATTGTAATTATTATCTCCATTATTGCCATAATTCATATCATCATTATGTTCATCATAATTATTGTATCCATTAGAGTTTCCGTTACTATAGTTCATATCATAGCCTTGATTATTATAATTCTGATTTTTTTCATTCATACTTACTCCTATTTTTACAAAACTTTGTAAAACGATTATTTAATGCTTTTTATTTATCTATAATTTTGATTATTATAATCATTATTTGTGTTATTGTTCCAGTTTTCATTATTATAGTTGTTATTATTGTTGTTGTTTTGGTTATAATTATTATTATTATTTTTCATAACTTTATTTTTCATTGTTCTAAATTCTCTTTGTATATCTTGCATTTCAAATTTTTTATTTCTAAATATTAAGAAGAAATTTGTAACAACTGCAATTAATGAAAATACAAGAAGAACTATAAAACAAATTTTTATCATAAATATGTCTGGAGCATTATTAAGAATATTTGATAAAGCACTTGAATCCCCTTCTTCTAAACTTAATAATGAACCTGCAAATTTATCAATAAAATCTGTATATTTAATTTCAGCAATACCAGCAATGCAAAATATTATTACTGATAAATAATTTATATTTACAAATTTAGATAAATTATTTATTTTACGAAGTTTTAAGAAGATTAATATTAGTATTACAATCAAAACTATAAATATATATTTCAAAATATTACGAATAGAGAAAATTTCCAAAGAAGTAGCTGCTAATTTACCTCCAAATGCCACTAATTTTTGCATACCCATATCTCCTGAAGAATTAAGAAGTGAAAATCCTTCTTTTTGTAAATTTAAAAATTGCATATAAATCATTATTCCTTTTATTGTTATCCAAGCAACCAAACCAAATACAACCGTACTTATCCAAAACATTAATTTTAAGAATAATTTATTTTGTGGATTATCTTTTTCAAGTATTGAATCCAAAAAAGGTTTTTGATTATTAAAATTATTGTTTTGATTCATATTTGGATTATAGTTTTGATTATTTTGATTCGGATTCATATTATTGTAATTGGAACTATTATGGTTATAGCTGTTTTGGTTTTGATTCATGTTATTGTAATTTTGATTTTGGCTATTCTGGTTCGTAGGATTAAAGTTTCCATTATTTCGATTTTGGTTATTTTGGTTCATAGGATTAAAGTTTCCATTATTTCGATTTTGGCTATTCTGGTTCGTAGGATTAAAGTTTCCATTATTTCGATTTTGGTTATTTTGGTTCATAGGATTAAAGTTTCCATTATTTCGATTTTGGTTATTTTGGTTCATAGGATTAAAGTTTCCATTATTTCGATTTTGGCTATTTGGATTCATAGGATTAAAATTTCCATTATTCCGATTTTGATTATTCTGATTTCCTGTTTCAAAATTATTTTTTTCCATTTTTTACTCCTTTTAATTTTTTATTTTATTCTTTTGATAATATTAATTCAGCTAATTTTTTTTCATTAGGTGTTATTATATTTTCGCTATATGAAGTTCCTTTATACCAGCTTTTTCTTGAAAAATAGTTTTTGTATTTTTCTTTTTTAAAAATATATCCTCTTTTGGCATATATTGTATTTCTAATAATAGAAAGCTGACTGCTTGAAAAATTATTTAAATAACTCTCATTTCCTTTATTAATGACTTCGTCATAGACACGATCCAATGTTGCTAGATCTTCATCAGAACTTTGATTATTACTTGTGTTATTATTCTGAGAAGGCGCAGATGTAGATGTACTCTGATAGTTTGTCGCAGTTTCTTGAGTTATTTCATTATTTGCATTTGTACTTGTATTTATTTGAGCATTTGAAGCACCTTGTATATCTGTAAAAATGCTCTTGAATACTTTTAACATATCTTTACCGAATCTTGGGAAAATTTCTTCTTTTTCGCCCATAAATACTAAATATCTATAATTTTTTTTATCTCCTTTATATTGTCTTTCAGTTATAATTATATAATCGTCATCTTCTCTTAAAGAATAATTATAAATAAATATTTCATCTTTTTTATCAACGATTATCTCATTCTTATTATTATTTTTACTTTCAGTCTCAGTTTCATCGTTTAGACCATCTTTGATTTTTTTGGTACTCTCTGAAAAATTATATATTTTTCCAAATTTTTTTATTTTACCTGAAAATTTATTTGAAAAATCAAAATTATCTTCATACTCTCCATCTACATAGTTTACTTCTTTTATCAAGCCATTATTTTCATCATATATAATTTCATTTTCATAACCAGAATTTGATTTTGTTTTTACATATATAGCTTTATTTCCAGCTGTTTTTCCAATTTCTACATTACCATTTCTTTTTAGTTCATATACTCCTTCCATCACTCCGTTACTAAATGTAAAATATCCACTATAACCTTCATTTGTTGTAAATGTTACTCTTCCTGTAAAAAGTTGTTTATTATAGTATAACAGTTCATTTTCAATTGAAAAATTAACTGCATCTAAAGGAACTGTAATACCTGTGTATTCTTCATTAATTTGCTCTTTTTGTTTTTTTTCTTCATTTTCTTGTTTTTCTTTACTTTTACTATTCGTTTTGTTTTTGTTCCCAAAATTGAATATATTATTGCAAGATACAGCGAATATAAAAACAAAAATGAGGATTAATATTTTTAAAAGCTCCTTTTTTTTAGTTTTTAACATACACTTCCCTCCTTCTTTTTTATTGATTTTTGTTAAATTAATTTTTGATATTTTAATTTGTCTGTTGAATATTTTTTATTTAGATTATGTAATATTTTGTTTTAACTTAATTTTTCTATATAATAATATCCAACTTTTTAATAAAAGTCAATACTAAAAAAGAAAAAATTAAAGTAAGAAAATAAATGAGAATATATATTGAAAATTTGAGAAAAATATACTAAAATGATAGTGAAGATTTAACATTCAGAAAGGAGATGCGGGTGAAAGCAATTTTAAGAAAAGTATCATTATTGGCAATTACAGTTTTAACGGCAGCCTCGTTGAACGCCTCTAATATTATAGTGGGGAATCGTAACAATGCGGCAAAAGTTAATAATCAAAAAGTAACAAGAAATAGGGAGTTAAGAGGTGTATGGGTAGCAAGTGTAAGCAATATCGACTGGCCATCTAAAAAAGGACTTAGTATAGATCAGCAAAAAAGAGAATTTTTAACAATTCTTGATAATGTAAAGAAATGGAATATGAATGCGGTATTTGTGCAGGTAAAACCAACAGCAGATGCCTTTTATCCATCAAAATATTCACCTTGGTCTGAATATTTGACTGGAACTCAAGGAGTAAATCCTGGTTATGATCCATTAAAATTTATGGTGGAAGAAGCACATAAGAGAGGAATCGAGTTTCACGCCTGGTTTAATCCATATAGACTTTCGACATCTGGATCAAGAGATAAATTATCAAAGGATAATATTGGACGTAAAAAACCTGAATGGACAGTTTCTTATGGAGGACAGCTTTATTTAAATCCAGGGATTCCTGAAGTTGATGATTACGTTGTAGACAGTATTGTTGAAGTTGTAAAAAATTATGATGTTGATGGTATTCACATGGACGACTATTTTTATCCATACAAAGTTAAAGGGCAAGAATATCCTGATTCAGCACAATATCAAAAATATGGTAAAAATTTTGCAACAGTTGGAGACTGGAGAAGAGATAATGTAAATAGACTAATTGAAAAATTGCATAAAGCTATAAAAAATGAAAAAGAAAATGTGGAATTTGGAATAAGTCCATTTGGAGTATGGAGAAATGCTTCTACTGATCCATCAAGAGGTTCTGCTACAACTGCAGGTGTACAAAATTACGATGACTTGTATGCGGATATTTTACTTTGGATGAATAAAGGATGGATAGATTACGTTGCACCTCAAATTTACTGGAATCAGGGATTCAAAGCTGCTGAATATAATACGCTTGTAAAATGGTGGAGCAAATATGCTGGACAGACAAATACAGATTTATATATCGGACAAGCAGCCTACAAAGTAAACGACTGGAAAAATGCAAAGGAATTAATAAATCAAGTAAATTTCAACAGAACTTATCCAGAAGTAAAAGGAAGTATATTCTTTAGTTACAAGTCTCTGCTGACAAACCCCAAAAATGCTACAAACAGCCTAGCTCAAGGGCCTTATGCCAATATTGAAAATCAGTAATTTTTAGAAAAAACTAATTTAAAATTGAAATTTAAGAAATTAGTAAAAATCAGTATCAGAAGTGTTTTCAAGACTTGAATGATACTGGTTTTTATTTTATGTTAGATTCTATTAAACAGAAAACATATTTTATTTATTTTTTATCGCAGGGGATAAAGATTTCACCATATTTTTTGCACTTTAGCTAGTCTGCGATGTTTTTATACACTAACCAGAAAGTTTCTTACGCTTAGACAGTTTTATCGGCATATAAAAATAATCCAGCAGAAAATAAACATTCAATATTTTTTTAAAGTTTGCACTTTCTTAGGTTTTATAGTATAATAACTTATTACGAAAAAAAAAATTAGATCGAGGTGATAATGTTTTATGGTAAAAATTAATATGGATATGATCCAGACAATTGGATTGGCAGTTATTCTGCTCTTAATAGGAATGAAACTTAGAAAAAAAATTCAATTTTTTGAAAAATATTGCATTCCAGCTCCAGTTATTGGTGGATTTTTATTTTCAATAATTGTTTTTATTTTTAGGCAAACGAATGTGGCTCAAATTAAATTTGATGATACACTTCAAAAGTTTTTTATGGTAATGTTTTTTACAAGTGTAGGATTTAACGCCAGTCTTAAAGTATTGAAAAAAGGTGGTAAAAAGGTTGTCATCTTTTTATTTGTTGCAGCGGGATTATGTGTTATGCAAAATGTTGTTGCTGTTACACTTTCAAAATTTGTGGGGATTCCACCACTACTTGCATTGATGACGGGGTCTACTCCAATGACCGGTGGACATGGTACTTCAGCGGCTGTTGCACCTACAATTGAAGCTCTTGGTTCAATGTACAAAGGGGCGAATGCGATTGCAATTGCAGCGGCAACTTTTGGACTTATTGTGGGATCTGCGATGGGAGGGCCTATTGCTAGCAGACTTATTAACAAACATAAATTATTGCCTGAACATTTTAGAAAAGATAGAGTAAAACACGGTGACGAAGATATTGATGAGGAAGTTTTAAAAAGGCAAAAGCCTTATCTTGATGGAGAGCGTTTCTCAATGGCATTTTTCTATATTTTAATTGCAATGGGGATTGGTTCATATTTATCAATGTTCATTGATTATCTTATGAATTTTACAGGCTTTCAAGCACACTTTCCTATTTATATCGGACCAATGATTATCGCAGCTATCATTAGAAATATATCTGACAATGTAAAGGCTTTAAATGCTCCAATTAAGGAAATAAGCATTCTTGAAGATGTGGCGCTTAGCTTGTTTCTAGCAATGGCATTGATGACTTTGAGATTATGGGAGCTTATTGATTTGGCACTTCCAGTGCTTGTTCTATTAGTTGCACAGGTTATATTAATTTATTTCTATTTGAATTGGATAACATTTAAGGCGATGGGGTCAGATTATGATGCGGCTGTAATGGTTTCAGGGCATTGTGGATTTGGATTAGGTGCAACTCCAAATGGAATTTCAAATATGAAAGCCGTTACAGAAAAATATGTCTACTCAAAAATGGCATTTTTTGTGATTCCGATAGTTGGTTCACTATTTATCGACTTTGTTAATATTAGTATTATTACTTTATTTACACAATTTTTTAAGTAAAAAATATAACTGGAATTATTCGGTAACTATGTAATTTTATAGATAAATAAATGTGTTCAGAGATTTAAATTTTTTTGATAAGGGGCTAGATCCCCTTTTTTTAGAGCATTTACTTTTTTTAATCTATAGTTTTACTTAATTTTGTTAGTTCGAGTTTAAGAAGTTCTGAATATATTCTGTGAGGATAAAAAATAAAAGTGATTTAAATAATTTGTTGTTGTCTTGAAGAAATATGTAAAATATACTGTAAATAAAAGGTTTAATTTGAATAATAATAAAATTTGCAAAATGAATTTAATTGGAGTATAATAATGTTATGCAACAAAGTTTTTTTAATCTTTGCTCAAAGTTGAGAGAAAGGAGGGAAATTAATGAAAAATAAAATTTTTAAATTTTTAGGCTTCCTATTTCTTATGATGGTTGTCGTAAATCTGATTTTGTCAATTATTTCGACATTCTTACCAGTAAAATTTGAGTCGCCAAGTTCAGTTGTAGAAGCTCCGCATTATTTTAATTTTGTTCTAGGTGGATTTAAGTTCTCGCTTAGTCAGACAGTAGTTAATACGTGGGTACTTATGCTTGTAATTATGTTTATTGTAAGAGCTGGAACAAAAAAAACAAGTGTTGAAAATCCAAGTAAAATGCAAATTGTGATGGAAGAATACTATCACTTTATTGAAAACACTTTTTTAACTACATTTGGAAAGCATAAAAAAAATTATGTGCCGTTTTTTTCAGCATTATTTGCATTTATAATGTTTTCAAATTTAAGCACATTTTTGTTTCCATATATTATGATGGTAGTTAATGAAGATGGAGTTAAAATGGTAAAACCGTTTTTTAGAACGCCTACAGCAGATCCAAATACTACGATTGGATTATCACTTGTGGTAATTATACTTTTCCTGGCGGTATCTATAAAGCAAAGGGGACTAAGAGGATATATAAAATCACTATTTGAACCAATGTGGTTTATGTTTCCATTAAATATTGTGGATATTTTTTCAAAAGTTTTAAATACTTCAATGCGGTTATTTGGAAATATGCTTGCAGGACTTGTAATTGTAGGACTTTTGTATAGTCTTGTTGGTAGAGGTTTGCTTCAATCATTGACACATGATATGCTGAAGGGAAGTTTCTCCTTTTCAGTCGGATGGCCGATGATTATACAGCTTTATTTGGATTTGTTCATTGGTATTGTTCAAGCATTCGTGTTTACGATACTTTCATCAGTTTATATAAGTGAAGCGCTGGGTGAAGAGGAATAAAATAAAAATTACAGTCCTGAAATTCTTTTATATGTTCAAAGCTGATATTTTGTATAGATAAGAGCATTGTAGGGCAAAGTTAACTTTAATAAACAAAAAATAAAAAAATTAGGAGGATTAAAAATGGCAGGAGTAGAATTAATTAAGGCAGCAGCTTTATTAGGAGCAGGAATTGCAGCAATAGGAGGTGTTGGAGCAGGATTAGGACAAGGGATTGCAACTGGTTATGCAGTAGAAGCAGTTTCAAGACAGCCTGAAGCTAAGCAAGACATTATGCAAACATTAATTACAGGACTTGCGATTACAGAATCATCAGCAATTTATGCATTAGTAATAGCATTCCTATTAATTTTCTTAAAAGGGTAAGATTTTAAAAATAAAAAAATAGTATTTGAGTATTTTTAGAATTTAGATCAAAGTTAAATTTAAAGGAATGAAAGATTCAAGTGAATAAAAAAATTCTAAAAAGTGAAGAGTTATAAAAAAAGAAAATAGGATTAATATGTAAAATCAGGTTAATTTCTCAAAGTTAAGGAGTAAATATGGGAGGAAAATTAATAAACATCGACTTTACGATGGCTATTGAAATAATAAACTTTATAGTATTAGTCTATTTTTTTTCACGAACTTTTTCAAAAAAAATCGGTAAAGTTCTAGAAGATAGAAAAAAACTGGCTTTATCTGAAATGGAAATTGTTGAAAATGAAAAAGAAAAACTGGAAGATCAAAAAAAATCAATTGAAAAATTGAAAAAGGAATCTAAAAGACGTGCTAATGATATTTTGATAAAAGCTGAAAGACAGGCTGATGACAGAAAAGATCAAATTATATCGCTGGCTATGAGTAATCGTGAAAGAATGATGATGAAGGCGGAAGCTGATATTGAAAAAATGCGTCAAAATGCTAAATTTGAACTTCAAAAGGAAGTTGGAGAAATGGCGGTTGAACTTGCTGAAAAAATTATCAAGGAAAACATTGACGAAAAGCAGGATAAAACTATAAACAAGTTTATTAATGAGATAGGAGATTAAAATGGCTAATGATGAGATTGCAAAAAGATATGCATCGGCAATTTACAATATAGCAAAATCTTCTGAAAGTATAAATGAAGTTAGGGAAGTATTGAATATTCTTAAGGAAAATTACGCAGAGGAAGAGGAGTTCAGGAAGATTTTGGAAGATCCTCTTAAAAAATTTCCAGAAAAGGAAAAATTTTTGGAAAAATCCTTTAATCATGTATCTAGCGAAGCACTTGGAATAGTAAAATACATTGTAAGAAAACAGCGGTTATCGTTGATTGGCGATATAAAGGAATATTTTTTGAAACTTTATTATGAGGAAAATAATAAACTTCCAATAACTGCTATATTTGCAAAGGAGCTATCGGAAAAACAAAGGGATCTGTTAGTACAGAAACTTGAAAAAAAATATGGTAAAAAAGTCGTTATTAACCTTAAAGTTGACAAGGGAATTATCGGTGGAGGAATTTTAAGAATCGGTAATGAGGTTATAGACGGTTCAATAAAAAATCAAATTGATGAAATAAAGAAAAATTTTTAGAAATGGAGGTGCTTTTCTTTGAGAATCAAGCCAGAGGAAATAAGTAAAATAATCCGAAGCGAAATCGAAAATTACAAAAGTTCACTGGATATTTCCAATACTGGAACGGTTTTGGAAGTGGGAGATGGAATTGCCAGAATTTACGGATTAAGTGACGCTATGGCAGGAGAACTTTTAGAGTTTGAAAATGGAACTATCGGAATGGCACTAAACTTGGAAGAAAGTAACATTGGAGCAGTAATTTTTGGAAAAACACAAGGAATAAAGGAAGGAAGCATAGTAAAAGGATTGGGAAAAGTAGCTGAAGTTCCAGCTGGAAATGAAATGCTTGGAAGAGTAGTTGATGCACTTGGAAATCCTATTGATGGAAAAGGTGCAATAACAGCTGACAAATATATGCCAATTGAAAGACAGGCTTCAGGAATTATCGCAAGAAAGCCAGTTACACAGCCTATGCAGACTGGGATAAAAGCAATAGATGGAATGTTCCCGATTGGAAAAGGGCAAAGGGAATTAATAATTGGAGATAGACAGACTGGTAAAACAGCAATTGCAATTGATGCGATTATAAATCAAAAAAATAATGATGTTTTGTGTATTTATGTAGCAATTGGACAAAAGAGATCGACGGTTGCACAAATTTATAAAAAATTGGAAGAAGCTGGGGCATTGGAATATACAATTATTGTTGCGGCAACTGCTTCAGAATCAGCACCGCTTCAATATTTAGCGCCATATTCAGGGGTTGCTATGGGTGAATATTTTATGGATGAAGGAAAAGATGTACTGATAGTTTATGATGACTTGTCAAAACATGCTGTATCTTATCGTGAAATGTCATTATTGTTGAAACGTCCGCCAGGAAGGGAAGCGTACCCGGGAGATGTTTTCTATCTTCACTCAAGACTGCTTGAAAGAGCGGCAAAATTAAGCGATAAACTAGGTGGAGGTTCAATTACAGCACTTCCAATCGTAGAAACACGTGCTGGAGATATTTCGGCATATATTCCAACAAATGTTATTTCAATAACAGACGGACAAATATTTTTGGAAACAGATTTGTTTAATTCAGGATTCAGACCAGCCATAAATGCAGGAGTTTCTGTGTCACGGGTTGGAGGAGCAGCACAAATTAAGGCTATGAAACAAGTTGCTTCAAAAGTGAAGCTGGAACTTGCACAATATAATGAATTGCTGGCATTTACACAATTTGGATCAGATTTGGATAAGGCTACAAGGGATCAGCTTAACCGTGGATCTAAAATTATGGAAGTTCTGAAACAGCCGCAATACAGTCCATATAGAGTCGAAGAACAGGTAATTTCATTTTATTGTGTAACAAATGGATATTTTGACAATGTTCCAAATGAAAAATTGAGAACATTTGAGAAGGATTTAATAGAAGCAATTAGAAATGATTCAAATATTTTAAGTGAAATTTTAGAGAAAAAATCACTGGATGATAACTTGAAGAATAAACTTGACGAATTTATAATTAATTATAAAAAAGAATATGTCTGGTAAAGCAGGTGAAAATATATGGCAGCAAATATGAAGGAAATAAAAGAACGTATTGACAGTGTAAAAAATACCAGTCAAATTACAAATGCGATGAACATTGTATCTTCTACTAAATTCAAAAGATTTCAAGTTCTTACTTTAAAATCAAGAAACTATGCACGTGCTGTAAATGAAGCCTTTGATAATCTAGTTGCAAGCCTTACAGGAAATAAATTTGTAATTTTTGATGGAAAGTCCGAAGTTAAAAAAATTGGAATTATTGTGATGACATCGGATAGAGGACTTTGCGGAAGTTTTAACTCAAATACTTTTAGAAGGCTTGAAAGTATGAAAAAGGAGTTCCAAAAGGAAGGCAAAGAAGTTTCAGTTGTAACAATTGGAAGAAAAGCTAAAGAATATTGTAAAAATCGGGATATTAATGTAGATAGTGAATATACGCAAATGATTCCCGAAACAATGTTTGAAACTGGAAAAAATATTAGTGAAGATGTTGTGCAGTTTTATTTGAATGATTTTTATGATGAAGTTTATATGATTTATTCAAAGTTTGTATCAGCAATTGAGTATAATATTCAAGTGGAAAAATTGCTTCCGATTG
It encodes:
- the atpG gene encoding ATP synthase F1 subunit gamma; the encoded protein is MAANMKEIKERIDSVKNTSQITNAMNIVSSTKFKRFQVLTLKSRNYARAVNEAFDNLVASLTGNKFVIFDGKSEVKKIGIIVMTSDRGLCGSFNSNTFRRLESMKKEFQKEGKEVSVVTIGRKAKEYCKNRDINVDSEYTQMIPETMFETGKNISEDVVQFYLNDFYDEVYMIYSKFVSAIEYNIQVEKLLPIEKKEGLPTKEYIFEPSEEEVLNSFVPQVLNIKLYQSLLENSASEHSARMSAMKQANDNASEMIKNLEVQYNRERQGQITQELTEIISGSLGVQ